The Dyella sp. 2HG41-7 sequence CGAGGCGGTCGACGTGGTCACCAAGGGGCGTCACGATCCCTGCGTCGGCATTCGTGCCACGCCTATCGCGGAGGCAATGATGGCTTTGGTGTTGATGGATCATGCCTTGCGCCACCGCGCGCAGTGCGGCGACGTAGGCGACATAAAACCGCGCATCCCTTAATGGAGTAAGGGCCTGTCGTCCGCTGCAACGAGCACAACGACAGGAAATACGCATCCACGGTATTCGGTCGGCATGAGCAAGTCACAAAGCATCTGGGTTTCGCGCCCACTTTTCCCGGAAGTACTGGCGAGCCTCGCCCAGTATGTGGACGTGCATGTGGAAACCAGCGAGCACAAGCACACGCCGGAGGAGTTGCGCGAAAAGCTGGCAGAAGTCGATGGGGCCATTATCGGCTTGAGCGATCGCATCGACGACAAGGTGATTGCGGGCAATCGGCGCTTACGCGCGATCGCCAATTTGGCGGTTGGCTACAACAATCTGGATCTTCCAGCGCTGACGAAGGCCGGTATTCTCGCCACCAATACGCCGGACGTCCTCAACGAAACCACCGCCGACTACGCGTGGGCGTTGCTGTTGGCTGCCGCGCGACGCGTCAGCAGCGCCGAACGTTGGCTGCGTGCCGGGGAATGGCGCGGCGGTATGCGTTTCGACGATTGGCTGGGCGTGGATGTTCACGGCAAAACGCTGGGCATTCTCGGTATGGGGCGCATCGGGCAAGCGATCGCACGTCGCGCCTACGGTTTCGGGATGCCGGTGCTCTATCACAATCGCTCGCGCCTACCTGAAGCGATCGAGCGCGAATGCCGCGCCGAATGGGTCGAGAAAACAGCGCTGCTCAAGCGCGCCGATCATCTGATACTGGTGCTGCCTTACAACGCGCAAAATCATCATGCGATCGGCGCGCCAGAACTTGCGCTAATGAAGCCGACGGCCGTGCTGGTGAATATCGCCCGCGGCGGGATCGTCGACGACGCAGCGCTTGCGGTGGCGTTGCGCGAAGGTCGAGTGGCCGCGGCCGGGCTCGACGTCTTCGAGGGCGAGCCTGCCGTCAATCCGGCCCTTCGCGAACTGAACAACGCCGTGCTAAGCCCGCATATCGCCAGCGCCAGCGCCGATACGCGCCGCGCGATGGCGCAGCTGGCCGCCGATAATTTGCTGGCCGCGCTGGGTTACGGACCCAGCGCGGGACATCCGCCATCCCTGCTTAATCCTGAA is a genomic window containing:
- a CDS encoding D-glycerate dehydrogenase, encoding MSKSQSIWVSRPLFPEVLASLAQYVDVHVETSEHKHTPEELREKLAEVDGAIIGLSDRIDDKVIAGNRRLRAIANLAVGYNNLDLPALTKAGILATNTPDVLNETTADYAWALLLAAARRVSSAERWLRAGEWRGGMRFDDWLGVDVHGKTLGILGMGRIGQAIARRAYGFGMPVLYHNRSRLPEAIERECRAEWVEKTALLKRADHLILVLPYNAQNHHAIGAPELALMKPTAVLVNIARGGIVDDAALAVALREGRVAAAGLDVFEGEPAVNPALRELNNAVLSPHIASASADTRRAMAQLAADNLLAALGYGPSAGHPPSLLNPEARARHDVET